The Acidobacteriota bacterium genome includes the window GCGCCTCGGCCGGTACCGGCTGGGCCTCTGACCGAGGCGCTCTTCACTCGAGCTCGCCCACGGGTTCGAGCCGATCGTGGTCCCACGAATACCGAAAGCGTCCGTGCTGCGCGCAGCGGTAGTACAGCCCCACGCGCTCGGCGACCTGCGGCTCCACCGTCATGGCGCGGCCGCATTCGGGGCACTTTGACAACTCGTCAAACCGCCGAGGGTCGAAATCATCGGTCATCGGGCGCATAGGATAGCGCAGACGCGGAGCCTTTAGAACGTTCGCCGTGCGACCCATTCGCGGAGCAGCGAGTCGTTCACGAGGTAGCGGTCCTCCTCGCGCGCCACGATGTCTTCGCGTGTCAGCGCCGTGAGGGCGGCCTGCACGGTCGACGTTCCCCCGAGACGATAGCGGCCGCGCACGTCCGCCGAGAGCAGCGCGCGCCCGTCGTGGAGCACCACGGCGCGCAGCGTGGCGCGCTGCACGAGCGTCAGCCGCTGCCACAGTTCCTCGAAGAGCGTGTCGTTCTGCGACAAAAGGCGCCGCAGCGTGCGGTGCAGGTCGTCCTCCGTGATTCGCGATCGCCCCGCCGCGTGCGCGTCGTCCCACGCTTCGTGGGCGAGGCGCTGCACGTCGTACGGCATGTTGCCCGCCAGTTCCACAATCGCGGCGCCCGTCCCCGCCTCCGGCGTGATTCCGGTCTTCGTGAACCGCGCCTCGACGAAGGCCGCGAACTCGTCGGGCGGGATGCGGCCCAGGCGCATGACGGGTCCCGCCTTGTAGAACGGGCGCTTCGGCCCGAGCATCCGTTCCATCAAGGTCGGCTCGGACCCGGCGAAGACGTAGCCCACATCGCGCTGGCGCTGGATTGCGGCGCGCAGGGCGTGCTCGACGGTGCCGCCGTCGAACCCGCCGATCGCCTGGAATTCGTCGAGCGCCACGACGACGCGGCGGCGGCGGGCGGCCGCGAGCTTGCCGGGCAGGGCGAAGACCTCCGGGGCCAGGCGTTCGACCTCGCGCGGCGTCGTGACGGAAGGGAAGGCGACGGTGAGCCGCGCGCCCGCCTGATCCGGCTCGACGCGAATGTCCGGCCGCGCGGCCCCGAGCGCCTGGCGGAGCCATGCCCTCGCGCGGTCCCACGGGGTCTCCGCCGAGGCGACCGCGCGGGCGTACCCTTCCAGGAACGCCAGGTACGAGCTGTAACTCGCGACGGTCAGGTCGATCGTCAGCAGCCCGCGGCGCTCGAGCGAGGCGAGCGTCCGCCGGATCAGGGAGGACTTGCCGTAGCGCCGCGGCGAGATGAGGAAGACCTTCTGGCCGCTGGACAGGTCCGTGACGAGGCGGTCGAGCTCCACCACGCGGTCGGCGAACGCCGCGAGGGGGACGACCTCGCCGTAGACGAACGGGTTCCGCATGACGTTATGATACGTAGCGATTACGTTGTTTAGCGTAGCACAGGTGGCCGGTCCCGCCGGAGGCGCCGGCTGCCGGGCCACCCTCCCCGGGCGCCCGAAGCCCGGCCGGCGCCGCGGGCGCGAAGCAGGGTAGAATCTCCACGGTGCCGATTGACGACAAGGCGAGGCTGGCGGCGATCGTCGCCTACTCGGACGACGCGATTGTCAGCAAGGACCTGGACGGGATCGTCCAGACCTGGAACCGATCGGCTGAGCGCATCTTCGGGTACACCGCCGGCGAAATGATTGGCCGCTCCATCACCACGATCATTCCAGAAGACCGCCTGCCCGAAGAAGCCGAGGTGTTCCGCCGGATTCGTGCGGGCCTGTCGGTCGAGCACTACGAAACCATCCGGCGGCGCAGGGACGGGACGCTCGTGGATATCTCGCTCACGGTGTCCCCCATCCGCGCGGCCGACGGCCGGATCGTCGGCGCGTCCAAGATCGCCCGCGACATCACCGAGCAGAAACGGCTGAGACGTGAGCTGGAAGAGGCGAGCCGGATGAAGGACGAGTTTCTCGCCACGCTCTCGCACGAGTTGCGCACGCCGCTGAATGCCGTTGTCGGGTGGGCGCACATGCTCGCCAACGAGAACCTGCCCCCGGAGGGCATCAGGCGCGGGGCGCAGGCCATCCTGCGGAACGCGCAAACGCAGGCGGACATCGTCGCCGACCTGCTCGACGTGTCCCGGATCGTGACCGGGAGCCTGCGCCTGTCGATAGAGCGGGTGAGTGCGGCGTCGTGTGTCGGCGCGGCGGTCGAGGTGGTGCAGCCCGCGGCGGACGCCAAGCGCGTGCGCATCGACGT containing:
- a CDS encoding ATP-binding protein — translated: MRNPFVYGEVVPLAAFADRVVELDRLVTDLSSGQKVFLISPRRYGKSSLIRRTLASLERRGLLTIDLTVASYSSYLAFLEGYARAVASAETPWDRARAWLRQALGAARPDIRVEPDQAGARLTVAFPSVTTPREVERLAPEVFALPGKLAAARRRRVVVALDEFQAIGGFDGGTVEHALRAAIQRQRDVGYVFAGSEPTLMERMLGPKRPFYKAGPVMRLGRIPPDEFAAFVEARFTKTGITPEAGTGAAIVELAGNMPYDVQRLAHEAWDDAHAAGRSRITEDDLHRTLRRLLSQNDTLFEELWQRLTLVQRATLRAVVLHDGRALLSADVRGRYRLGGTSTVQAALTALTREDIVAREEDRYLVNDSLLREWVARRTF
- a CDS encoding PAS domain S-box protein — translated: MPIDDKARLAAIVAYSDDAIVSKDLDGIVQTWNRSAERIFGYTAGEMIGRSITTIIPEDRLPEEAEVFRRIRAGLSVEHYETIRRRRDGTLVDISLTVSPIRAADGRIVGASKIARDITEQKRLRRELEEASRMKDEFLATLSHELRTPLNAVVGWAHMLANENLPPEGIRRGAQAILRNAQTQADIVADLLDVSRIVTGSLRLSIERVSAASCVGAAVEVVQPAADAKRVRIDVGGASEVELRGDPVRLRQIVWNLLSNAVKFTPAGGSIQVTVRVDGDQGVIAVADTGQGISPAFMPYVFDRFRQEESSPSRAAGGLGLGLSIAKHLVEAHGGRIDVESEGVGRGATFTVRLPLAR